In Chanodichthys erythropterus isolate Z2021 chromosome 18, ASM2448905v1, whole genome shotgun sequence, the following are encoded in one genomic region:
- the cenpf gene encoding centromere protein F isoform X1: MSWAVEEWKDGLPAKALQKIQEIEGQLDKLKKERQQKQFQMDSLEATLQKQRQKMDSEKSEASALKRENQSLVESCENLEKTKQKLTHDIQTKEQQVNYLEGQLNLCKKQIDRLEQDVKKYKHELERSQTSHSSEIQQFSTPQKTFATPATPNHWQQDSKISELQEKYNREVEERKRLEAEIKVMHVKLLNQSAVSHKDIARQQTGSSIFPWQQDQTHSHQSQTVMETPSRRRNGPSGMSWSFDDTPIKPHQQFTSGTQSDTAGSQQMEQLKNINQDLRSRVSELELRLQAQEKDMKNQINKFSEIQSQLEMARKDLAEKDKLLSKSRDELTKATGQYEQSVSKCSSVEMKLKQVTEEMNCQRHNAESVHRSLEQKIKDQERESQKELAQLQSSHQALDQQFNQVKNKMSMEIQQAKKDYNVLQSDMDKVTALKNRLEKDLEELKQKLLRSEQALQASQVKEAELKKKCDEMQREKNTLSCQLEQGMKRVKQLEEEKQNIEQNLAKSRTMVDDLKIKTQTQSEELTELRKKMDRQIASSSEELENVKKILGETEAKNMKTQNELQKLVHEVELKTNKICAVEKENEDLKMTSNSCQKEVAEMKKEYEVLMEWKNEKEQLINNTESNHQEMQNKIANLEKDKADLSDAHDGFQKRMQDLENEKICLSGQIDSLKGELLIKCVELEEKGRVYEELQQQLSETHQKHNKEMDNLKRQITLMQEQVSELETKLHQETSKVEGMEQAHGQLLAEYESACDLVKSKDSIIELNRTEIEHLQESFALREQELEKFKEEKDMLAKECEDRLAQKNQLEQEKLNVETSLQEVLENTALLESDLKSQKDLNADIQEKLDDLSKVKEDLVEKVSLVEKKEKDLIHEVESLLQKNKSFCSLKEQFNCLVSEAEETRSSLEKIKELQVQTATELENQKTKAENLAKDIEEERRKASSLEQDNAQLKVKQQEIENKANNLSEKYENLQKLHDVVCLEKENHIKQVSIMTEALAEKDVMAEKIALIQSELEASNHLSATLKNSLESLQKRFDTSVELNLSLEKKLLDRSEEKALLETSIKELTERHNKESEVYVSEMETHLKKQKSLEERISVLEAELQSKCLEARNASENLEETVLEKVKLKQDLDLSKDQLKEVTDSYQKVAKELEDLKQNAFPHEQEIESLRAALVVLKSQENAKSCEIESLKNKLQEAQSEQAKALETLNEKNMNMSKIKVQLEMLQMDLEDNETCINSFDAQVEELQGNISVLEAKLGESEAQRSTLQAELESVKDDYTKSVLEVSQLSACLEETQKEQQSSSALVTELESLRVTNEKLKVSLEQENCKRANLEAMHNHLMEQKLKLESDIKELKADAQNSQEQMEKIKQAHDCLLSQIAEQQTHIEQLQSEKNIASDSDADTINKEQIAYENDQDICEMAFANTSILPFEEDTSVLNISSHGEQLNSQEEAQTSLSSDEDIKQLTLKELMQNQSRELEELSHVLKETVRTMEEQTGVKIEQLKLQHSKELQSMEEQMLNIKNELEAKLREEKQHTEILSSQLETTMQQMQELDLASSSSSQEMEKMTPEAQENIMHHPEQSDSTPDIRQESEKSLVELESLKETLKMREEEIQHLQSQFEVLESEMAIRKHLCSDLEGKVREMEIEKTNSTGKLMSVSQENQKLNNHIGELKIEIDSLELQLQTSKCQLSDVIEMMESLEMAKGEWDEKFFQIESELKRVRSEKANLEKHILSMEADIEEIQEQKQRQAAELEAARRTNCSLEQQLNTTMAEGGRLKEELILCADERESENHSLMKWKEKAELLEKRETDTRELIKELEEDIRAGKRQNEAASNQIDVLRSEKEQLIQQSQNFENTVALLSEDNKILLSELNSLKNDENFASRESENMSSKIHSLENENVRLSQSLESSLLEKGEIASRLISTQEEVAQMRQGIEKLKVRIESDERKKNHMSQLLKAAQRKADVLQDNIEKLEREKELSEQNLEDAILQAESAKAELEEIQVEKQELTKKIEEMVTELKDLKEEKYKLEQELQQKNSLIEELQLSNQAASEKLKSVEEATVNQQQMITDFQFKVGAMEEELQLCRTEVKSKELKAQDLTSQLLSLQSENKEFAQRVFEYERCQAELCSTNKSVLEDFENRQQELSKENAQLQSQIDELRVLSSIQEERDELQKDKVELQSTIAQLEEKTHMQSSKIEVMQKNVTSLESNIQQLESQLDAMKLMNSELTEKLSALHESSLHLHTQHQQELSEARERHNVLEINQNQLTCQLQESQKQIEMYKLGLEALTIEKDGLQKNVSDIQESHDVQMKENNRRHEENLKNVQQQHEMKINALKEEKMVVEERAAQYLSDLNSFKSQNADVESALKELQNKLGFCENEKAELDSKVVRLSKEKDSALSKINLWMKSCKQLETEKQALQEELQQQGQQIAALQASQKQGDGSSDALQEELQELKEALEEKSREADDSMDRYCSLMVKVHKLEETNESLKSQVKQLSTQTKTPKSRRSLRPEKSDMENNKPVEDTKSVPAGKRQRAADDTPSKAQEALHSITKRLKAAAATPKATQDDEDFRPEGLPELVQKGFADIPVGEMSPFIVRRTTAQRCSPRLAARTTAAQQSFVSAEHPVQISKQTADGRKSNTVQAPRAILSNMAVSSPLANSPRENSCENPVTEQKMSRRSCGFKKTPEKHERLSASPKQNDNCQVQ; encoded by the exons ATGAGCTGGGCTGTAGAAGAGTGGAAGGATGGCCTTCCTGCAAAGGCCTTACAAAAGATCCAAGAGATTGAAGGGCAGCTTGACAAGTTAAAGAAGGAAAGGCAACAGAAACAGTTTCAGATGGATTCCCTTGAAGCTACTTTACAGAAACAGAGGCAAAAG ATGGACAGTGAGAAAAGTGAAGCATCTGCCCTTAAGAGGGAGAACCAGTCTTTGGTAGAGTCTTGTGAAAATCTGGAAAAGACTAAACAGAAACTTACACATGACATCCAAACAAAGGAGCAACAGGTGAATTATCTGGAGGGTCAACTAAACTTGTGCAAGAAGCAGATTGATAGACTAGAGCAAGACGTCAAAAA GTATAAGCATGAATTGGAACGATCCCAAACTTcacattcttcagaaatccagcAGTTTAGTACACCACAGAAAACTTTTGCAACCCCTGCAACACCTAATCATTGGCAACAAG ACTCAAAAATAAGTGAACTACAGGAAAAGTACAATCGAGAGGTTGAGGAGCGGAAGCGGTTGGAAGCTGAAATCAAAGTCATGCATGTAAAA CTTCTGAACCAGTCTGCAGTGAGCCATAAAGACATTGCAAGACAGCAGACGGGGTCCTCAATTTTCCCTTGGCAGCAAGATCAAACACACAGTCATCAGTCTCAGACTGTGATGGAGACACCATCTAGGAGAAGAAACGGACCCTCTGGGATGTCATGGTCTTTTGATGACACCCCAATAAAGCCCCACCAACAGTTCACATCAGGCACTCAAAGTGACACAGCTGGATCACAGCAGATGGAACAGCTTAAGAATATAAATCAAG ATCTGAGATCAAGGGTCTCTGAGTTAGAGCTCCGTCTTCAGGCTCAAGAGAAAGATATGAAGAATCAGATTAATAAATTCAGTGAAATTCAAAGTCAACTCGAAATGGCCAGGAAAGATCTGGCAGAGAAGGACAAACTCCTGAGCAAGTCCAGAGATGAACTCACAAAGGCTACAGGCCAGTATGAGCAGTCTGTTTCTAAG TGTTCATCAGTTGAGATGAAGCTGAAGCAGGTAACAGAGGAGATGAACTGTCAGAGACATAATGCTGAAAGCGTGCATAGATCTCTGGAGCAGAAAATCAAAGAccaggagagagagagtcaaAAG GAACTTGCACAACTTCAAAGTTCCCATCAAGCTCTTGATCAGCAATTTAACCAggtgaaaaataaaatgagtaTGGAGATCCAGCAAGCCAAAAAAGACTACAATGTTTTGCAGTCAGATATGGATAAG GTAACTGCTCTAAAGAATCGACTAGAGAAAGATTTGGAAGAGCTAAAACAGAAACTTCTCAGGTCTGAGCAGGCATTACAGGCGAGTCAAGTGAAGGAGGCAGAGTTGAAGAAGAAATGTGAT GAGATGCAGAGAGAGAAGAACACTCTCAGTTGTCAGTTAGAACAAGGAATGAAGAGGGTCAAACAActggaagaggaaaaacaaaatattgagCAAAACCTTGCCAAAAGCCGCACAATGGTGGATGActtaaaaa TTAAGACACAAACCCAGAGTGAAGAACTGACTGAGCTTCGCAAAAAAATGGACCGCCAAATTGCATCATCATCTGAAGAATTGGAAAATGTCAAGAAAATTCTGGGTGAAACAGAAGCAAAGAATATGAAGACTCAGAATGAGTTGCAAAAACTAGTTCATGAAGTTGAACTCAAAACTAATAAGATTTGTGCTGTGGAGAAAGAAAATGAAGACCTTAAAATGACCTCAAACTCCTGTCAAAAAGAAGTTGCTGAGATGAAGAAAGAGTATGAGGTTCTTATGGAGTGGAAAAATGAAAAGGAACAGTTGATTAACAACACTGAATCGAACCATCAGGAAATGCAGAATAAAATTGCAAATCTGGAGAAAGACAAGGCTGACCTCAGTGATGCTCATGATGGCTTTCAGAAAAGGATGCAAGATTTAGAAAATGAAAAGATTTGCCTATCTGGTCAGATTGATTCACTCAAAGGGGAACTGCTTATAAAATGTGTGGAGCTGGAGGAAAAGGGTAGAGTGTATGAGGAGCTTCAACAACAGCTTAGTGAGACACATCAAAAACATAATAAGGAGATGGACAATTTGAAGCGACAAATCACTCTAATGCAGGAGCAGGTGAGCGAGCTTGAAACTAAACTGCATCAAGAAACAAGTAAGGTTGAAGGAATGGAGCAGGCCCATGGTCAACTCCTTGCAGAATATGAAAGTGCTTGCGACTTGGTTAAATCAAAGGACTCCATTATTGAACTGAACAGAACTGAGATTGAGCATCTTCAGGAATCCTTTGCCTTGCGAGAGCAGGAGCTAGAGAAATTCAAAGAAGAGAAAGACATGTTGGCTAAAGAATGCGAAGACCGCCTTGCACAAAAAAATCAGTTGGAACAAGAAAAACTGAATGTGGAAACATCCCTGCAGGAGGTTCTTGAGAATACTGCCCTCTTGGAATCAGACCTAAAGTCTCAAAAAGATTTAAATGCAGATATTCAAGAAAAGCTTGACGATCTTTCTAAAGTCAAAGAAGATCTAGTAGAGAAAGTGTCTTTGGTAGAAAAGAAGGAAAAAGATCTTATTCATGAAGTTGAATCTCTGCTACAAAAGAATAAGTCTTTCTGTTCTCTCAAAGAGCAGTTTAATTGTCTTGTTTCTGAGGCAGAAGAAACCAGAAGTTCCttagaaaaaataaaggaaCTACAAGTTCAGACCGCCACTGAGTTGGAAAATCAGAAGACAAAAGCTGAGAATCTTGCAAAAGATATAGAAGAAGAAAGAAGGAAAGCATCAAGCTTAGAGCAGGATAACGCACAACTTAAAGTAAAACAACAAGAGAttgaaaataaagcaaacaatctATCTGAGAAGTATGAAAACCTTCAAAAACTTCACGATGTTGTTTGCCTAGAGAAAGAAAATCACATTAAACAGGTTTCCATAATGACAGAAGCACTTGCTGAAAAAGATGTCATGGCAGAAAAGATTGCTTTAATACAAAGTGAGCTTGAGGCTTCAAATCATTTGTCTGCCACACTAAAGAATTCCCTAGAAAGTCTTCAGAAAAGGTTTGACACTTCTGTAGAGCTGAATTTAAGtctggaaaaaaaattactagACAGATCTGAAGAAAAAGCTTTATTAGAGACAAGTATCAAGGAGCTCACTGAGAGACATAACAAGGAATCTGAAGTTTATGTCTCTGAAATGGAAACtcatttgaaaaaacaaaagagtTTAGAGGAGCGCATCAGTGTCCTTGAGGCAGAATTACAGAGCAAATGTTTGGAGGCCAGAAATGCTTCAGAAAACCTAGAGGAGACTGTTCTCGAAAAGGTAAAGCTGAAGCAAGATCTTGACTTATCAAAGGACCAACTCAAGGAGGTCACTGATTCCTATCAGAAAGTAGCAAAGGAACTTGAAGACTTGAAACAAAATGCATTTCCGCATGAGCAGGAGATAGAAAGTCTCAGAGCTGCTTTGGTCGTTCTGAAAAGCCAAGAAAATGCAAAATCTTGTGAGATTGAATCTTTGAAAAACAAACTTCAGGAGGCTCAATCTGAGCAAGCTAAAGCATTAGAGACattgaatgaaaaaaatatgaacatgAGCAAAATCAAAGTACAGCTTGAAATGTTGCAGATGGATCTTGAAGATAATGAAACCTGCATCAATTCCTTTGATGCACAAGTAGAGGAGCTGCAAGGCAACATCAGTGTTCTTGAAGCAAAGTTAGGTGAGAGTGAGGCCCAGAGGTCCACCCTACAAGCAGAGCTTGAGTCCGTCAAAGACGACTATACAAAGAGTGTACTTGAAGTGTCACAACTATCAGCATGTTTGGAGGAAACACAAAAGGAACAACAGTCTAGTTCTGCATTGGTCACAGAGTTGGAGTCTCTCCGTGTAACTAATGAAAAACTTAAAGTTTCCCTAGAGCAAGAGAACTGCAAGCGGGCAAACCTTGAAGCAATGCACAACCATCTTATGGAACAAAAACTAAAGTTGGAATCTGATATCAAGGAATTAAAAGCAGATGCTCAGAATTCTCAGGAgcaaatggaaaaaataaagcAGGCACATGATTGTCTGCTGTCTCAGATTGCAGAACAGCAAACTCACATAGAACAGCTTCAGTCTGAGAAGAATATTGCTTCAGACTCTGATGCAGACACAATTAATAAAGAGCAAATCGCATATGAGAATGACCAAGATATTTGTGAAATGGCATTTGCCAACACATCTATTTTGCCCTTTGAAGAAGACACTTCTGTTCTGAATATTTCATCACATGGAGAGCAGCTTAATTCACAAGAAGAGGCCCAAACATCCTTGTCATCAGATGAGGATATCAAACAATTAACACTGAAAGAGCTAATGCAAAATCAATCCAGGGAGCTTGAGGAGTTATCTCATGTTCTTAAGGAGACTGTCAGAACCATGGAGGAGCAAACTGGGGTTAAAATAGAGCAACTCAAATTACAGCATTCTAAAGAGCTTCAGAGCATGGAGGAGCAAATGCTCAATATCAAAAATGAGTTGGAGGCCAAACTCAGAGAAGAAAAACAACACACAGAGATCTTGTCCTCACAACTGGAGACAACCATGCAGCAAATGCAGGAATTGGACCTTGCATCATCATCCTCCTCGCAG GAAATGGAAAAAATGACACCTGAAGCACAGGAAAACATAATGCATCATCCTGAACAGTCAGACTCCACTCCAGATATTAGACAGGAAAGTGAAAAATCACTTGTGGAACTCGAATCACTTAAGGAAACTCTAAAGATGCGAGAAGAGGAGATTCAACATTTGCAATCCCAGTTTGAAGTCTTGGAATCTGAAATGGCAATTAGAAAACATTTGTGCTCAGACTTGGAGGGCAAAGTCCGTGAAATGGAAATAGAAAAGACAAACAGCACAGGCAAATTGATGTCTGTCAGTCAAGAAAACCAGAAACTGAACAATCACATTGGAGAGTTGAAAATAGAGATTGATTCATTGGAACTacagctacagacctccaaatgCCAGCTCTCGGATGTTATAGAGATGATGGAAAGCTTAGAGATGGCAAAAGGTGAGTGGGATGAGAAATTTTTCCAGATTGAGAGCGAACTAAAAAGAGTGCGTTCTGAAAAGGCCAATTTAGAGAAGCACATCCTGTCCATGGAGGCTGACATAGAGGAGATACAAGAACAGAAACAAAGGCAAGCAGCAGAGCTTGAAGCAGCTAGGAGGACAAATTGCAGCCTTGAACAACAACTTAATACAACTATGGCAGAAGGTGGGCGACTTAAAGAAGAGCTTATTTTGTGTGCTGATGAAAGGGAAAGTGAAAATCACTCCTTAATGAAGTGGAAAGAAAAGGCTGAGCTTCTGGAGAAGAGAGAGACCGATACACGAGAACTTATAAAAGAACTAGAAGAGGACATTAGGGCAGGGAAAAGGCAAAACGAAGCTGCATCTAACCAAATTGATGTGCTAAGGAGCGAAAAAGAGCAACTAATTCAACAGTCTCAAAACTTTGAGAATACAGTGGCTCTTTTGTCTGAAGACAATAAAATTTTGTTAAGTGAATTGAACAGTTTAAAGAACGATGAGAATTTTGCTTCAAGAGAGTCTGAAAACATGTCTTCCAAAATCCATTCACTTGAGAATGAGAATGTCAGGCTGTCCCAGTCCCTTGAATCGTCCCTCTTGGAGAAAGGTGAAATAGCCTCCAGGTTGATTTCTACTCAGGAAGAAGTAGCACAGATGAGACAGGGCATTGAAAAACTGAAAGTACGAATTGAATCTGATGAACGGAAAAAGAACCACATGAGTCAGCTGCTCAAAGCTGCACAGAGGAAGGCAGATGTTCTTCAGGACAACATTGAAAAgcttgagagagaaaaagaactTTCTGAACAGAATCTTGAGGATGCCATTCTTCAAGCAGAGAGTGCCAAAGCTGAGCTTGAGGAAATACAGGTTGAAAAGCAAGAGCTTACCAAGAAAATTGAAGAGATGGTCACCGAGCTGAAGGATCTCAAGGAGGAGAAGTATAAACTTGAGCAAGAACTTCAGCAAAAGAACAGCCTAATTGAGGAATTGCAGTTGTCCAATCAAGCAGCTTCTGAAAAGCTTAAATCTGTCGAAGAGGCAACAGTGAACCAGCAACAAATGATCACAGACTTCCAATTTAAAGTTGGTGCCATGGAGGAGGAACTTCAACTCTGTCGAACAGAGGTAAAATCGAAAGAACTGAAAGCACAGGATTTGACCTCTCAGTTGCTGTCTTTGCAATCTGAAAACAAAGAGTTTGCCCAGAGAGTCTTTGAATATGAAAGGTGTCAGGCGGAGCTTTGTTCAACCAACAAGTCAGTCTTGGAAGACTTTGAAAACAGACAGCAGGAGCTTAGCAAAGAAAACGCCCAACTTCAGTCACAAATAGATGAGCTGCGTGTGCTATCTTCAATTCAGGAAGAGCGTGATGAATTGCAAAAGGACAAGGTTGAGTTACAGTCTACTATTGCACAGCTGGAGGAGAAGACTCATATGCAGTCTTCCAAGATAGAGGTCATGCAGAAAAATGTCACTTCTCTAGAGAGCAATATCCAACAGCTCGAGAGCCAACTTGATGCAATGAAGCTCATGAACTCAGAACTTAcagaaaag TTAAGTGCACTACATGAGAGCAGTTTGCACCTCCACACGCAACATCAGCAAGAACTATCTGAGGCAAGGGAAAGGCATAATGTATTGGAGATTAATCAAAATCAGTTGACTTGTCAACTGCAGGAGTCTCAAAAACAAATCGAAATGTACAAG CTTGGCTTGGAAGCATTGACAATAGAGAAAGATGGTCTGCAGAAAAATGTATCTGATATTCAAGAAAGTCATGATGTTCAGATGAAGGAAAATAACAGGAGACATGAGGAGAACCTGAAAAATGTACAGCAGCAG CATGAGATGAAGATTAATGCACTGAAGGAAGAAAAGATGGTGGTTGAAGAAAGGGCTGCACAGTATCTATCTGACCTCAATAGCTTCAAGTCTCAAAATGCAGATGTGGAGTCTGCCTTAAAGGAGTTACAAAATAAATTGGgattttgtgaaaatgaaaag GCAGAGTTAGACTCAAAGGTTGTGCGCTTGTCCAAAGAGAAGGACAGTGCTTTGAGTAAGATCAATTTGTGGATGAAGTCATGCAAACAGCTGGAGACTGAGAAGCAGGCACTTCAGGAAGAACTTCAGCAGCAGGGACAACAGATAGCAGCACTGCAGGCCTCACAGAAACAAG GTGATGGCAGCAGTGATGCCCTGCAGGAAGAACTACAGGAGCTGAAGGAAGCTCTGGAGGAAAAGAGCCGTGAGGCGGACGACAGCATGGACCGATACTGCAGCCTCATGGTCAAAGTTCACAAGTTGGAAGAGACCAATGAAAGCCTCAAGAGCCAGGTCAAGCAGTTGAGCACCCAGACAAAGACACCCAAGAGCAGGAGGTCCCTGAGGCCTGAGAAGAGTGACATGGAGAACAATAAGCCAGTGGAAGACACCAAGAGCGTGCCAGCAGGAAAGAGACAAAGAGCAGCGGATGATACCCCCAGCAAAGCACAGGAAGCCCTGCACAGTATCACCAAGAGACTGAAAGCTGCGGCTGCCACACCTAAAGCCACACAAGATGATGAGGATTTCAGACCAGAGGGTTTGCCTGAACTTGTTCAGAAAG GTTTTGCGGATATTCCAGTTGGAGAGATGAGCCCATTCATCGTTCGCAGAACTACAGCGCAGCGCTGCAGCCCTCGTCTGGCCGCCCGAACGACTGCGGCTCAGCAGAGCTTTGTTTCAGCAGAACATCCTGTGCAAATCTCCAAACAGACAGCAGATGGCAGAAAATCAAACACA GTCCAGGCTCCTAGGGCAATCCTGAGCAATATGGCTGTATCATCTCCACTCGCCAACAGTCCACGAGAAAACAGCTGTGAAAACCCTGTGACAGAGCAGAAAATGAGCAGGCGCTCTTGCGGCTTCAAGAAGACCCCTGAGAAACATGAACGGCTCAGTGCCTCTCCAAAACAAAACGACAACTGCCAAGTTCAGTGA